One part of the Bacteroidales bacterium genome encodes these proteins:
- a CDS encoding phosphoglycerate kinase gives MKNELPIKGIQEADLNGKIVLVRVDHNVVKKGVIYDPYRIDATLGTLYYINAKGGKIILMTHVGRPKNKKTGEIEINENTSVQPIVDYLQNKLHINIGVPEFTRDGNYGYFGIETSVNHMIRELKEGKLDAIYLPNTRWFKGEEAKGEESNRFANQLAGLADIFVNDAFGSWQPHASTVKVNQYLPSYAGFLMQKELINLERIFNPNKPFLAVVAGSKFDTKIDSLYALLQKADYLMLGGVIYNAYLAAKYNIHIKGIEDEDLAHAKNFVEFAQKYQEKIIECPYIVESDTLEGKIEGRYRVHDIRKLQSGTALNYVLDVAADNFKEPHIVDVFHKAKTIFVNAVMGFMPYFNEGTIALDQIIDESPDSVKLYGGGDTMQELKRLLPGLYIVALDSPRYYIFTGGGAVLKAIQEGTYTGIEPVKVLMK, from the coding sequence ATGAAAAACGAATTACCTATTAAAGGCATACAAGAAGCCGATTTAAATGGAAAAATAGTCCTTGTTCGTGTCGATCATAATGTAGTTAAAAAAGGAGTTATTTACGACCCTTACCGAATTGATGCCACCTTAGGAACTTTATATTACATTAATGCAAAAGGTGGTAAAATTATATTAATGACCCATGTTGGACGTCCTAAAAATAAAAAAACAGGCGAAATAGAAATCAACGAAAATACTTCCGTGCAGCCCATAGTTGATTATTTACAAAATAAATTACATATAAACATAGGTGTTCCAGAATTTACCCGAGATGGAAATTATGGCTATTTTGGTATCGAAACTTCTGTCAACCATATGATTCGTGAATTAAAAGAAGGGAAGTTAGATGCCATTTATTTGCCCAACACTCGTTGGTTTAAGGGCGAAGAAGCCAAAGGCGAAGAAAGTAATCGTTTTGCTAATCAATTAGCCGGTTTAGCCGATATATTTGTAAACGATGCTTTTGGTTCATGGCAACCCCATGCTTCTACTGTAAAGGTTAATCAATATTTACCATCGTATGCAGGCTTTTTGATGCAAAAAGAACTCATCAATTTAGAACGTATTTTTAATCCCAATAAACCCTTTTTAGCTGTAGTTGCTGGCTCTAAATTCGATACCAAAATTGATTCACTATATGCTTTACTGCAAAAAGCCGATTATTTAATGCTCGGAGGTGTTATTTATAATGCCTATTTAGCAGCAAAATACAATATTCATATTAAAGGCATTGAAGACGAAGACTTAGCACATGCCAAAAATTTTGTAGAGTTTGCTCAAAAATATCAGGAAAAAATCATAGAATGTCCTTATATTGTAGAGTCCGATACGCTAGAGGGGAAAATTGAAGGTCGTTATCGTGTTCATGATATTCGAAAACTACAGTCTGGAACTGCCTTAAATTATGTACTCGATGTGGCTGCCGATAATTTTAAAGAACCACATATTGTTGACGTTTTTCACAAAGCCAAAACTATTTTTGTAAATGCCGTTATGGGTTTTATGCCATATTTTAACGAAGGCACCATAGCACTCGATCAAATTATCGACGAAAGTCCCGACTCGGTAAAGCTATATGGCGGTGGCGATACCATGCAAGAACTCAAACGCTTATTACCGGGTTTGTATATCGTAGCTCTTGATAGCCCTCGTTATTATATTTTTACAGGTGGCGGAGCGGTGCTTAAAGCTATTCAGGAAGGAACTTATACAGGTATAGAACCTGTAAAAGTGTTAATGAAATAA
- a CDS encoding F0F1 ATP synthase subunit beta: MTEKIGVISQIIGPVIDVSFEISGSELPKIKEALEIERENGTKLIIECQQHIGEHSIRAIAMDSTDGLRRGMKVVAKGDNIKMPIGNQIKGRLLNVVGDSIDGLGEMNKEKGRPIHSKPPKYEDLSTDTEILFTGIKVIDLLEPYSKGGKIGLFGGAGVGKTVIIQELINNIAKGYSGLSVFAGVGERTREGNDLLREMIEANIVKYGPEFKKSMEEGGWDLSKVDKKLLEESSLTMIFGQMNEPPGARATVALSGLTVAEYFRDGDVTEGGKGRDILFFIDNIFRFTQAGSEVSALLGRMPSAVGYQPTLATEMGLMQERITSTKNGSITSVQAVYVPADDLTDPAPATTFSHLDATTVLSRKIAELGIYPAVDPLDSTSRILTPDIVGEAHYNCAQRVKEILQRYKELQDIIAILGIDELSEEDKLVVHRARRVQRFLSQPFHVAEQFTGLKGVMVSIEDTIRGFNMIMDGEVDYLPEAAFNLCGTIEDAIAKGERMLAEAKA; encoded by the coding sequence ATGACTGAAAAAATTGGAGTTATTTCTCAAATTATTGGACCTGTTATCGACGTTTCGTTTGAAATATCGGGTTCAGAGTTGCCGAAAATAAAAGAAGCCTTGGAAATAGAGCGTGAAAATGGCACCAAGCTTATAATTGAATGTCAACAACATATCGGCGAGCACTCCATACGAGCTATAGCAATGGACAGTACCGATGGTTTACGTCGTGGAATGAAAGTTGTAGCCAAAGGTGACAATATAAAAATGCCTATTGGTAATCAAATTAAAGGTCGTTTATTAAATGTAGTAGGAGATAGTATCGATGGCTTAGGAGAAATGAATAAAGAAAAAGGCCGTCCTATTCACTCCAAACCACCCAAGTACGAAGACTTATCAACCGATACCGAAATATTATTTACAGGTATCAAAGTAATTGATTTGCTCGAACCTTATTCTAAAGGAGGAAAAATTGGTTTATTTGGTGGTGCGGGTGTTGGTAAGACAGTTATTATTCAGGAATTGATAAACAATATTGCCAAAGGATACAGTGGTTTATCGGTATTTGCAGGCGTTGGCGAACGCACACGCGAAGGTAACGATTTATTGCGCGAAATGATAGAAGCCAATATTGTAAAATATGGTCCTGAATTTAAAAAGAGTATGGAAGAAGGTGGCTGGGATTTATCGAAAGTAGATAAAAAATTACTCGAAGAGTCGTCGCTTACTATGATTTTTGGTCAAATGAACGAACCTCCCGGTGCACGTGCAACTGTGGCATTAAGTGGTTTAACTGTAGCCGAATATTTTCGCGATGGCGATGTAACCGAAGGCGGCAAGGGACGCGATATTTTATTTTTCATCGACAACATATTCCGTTTTACACAAGCTGGTTCAGAAGTATCGGCTCTATTAGGACGTATGCCAAGTGCCGTAGGCTATCAGCCAACGTTGGCAACCGAAATGGGTTTAATGCAAGAACGTATTACTTCAACTAAAAATGGTTCTATTACATCGGTTCAAGCTGTTTATGTACCTGCCGACGATTTAACCGACCCTGCTCCTGCTACCACCTTCTCGCATTTAGACGCTACCACCGTTTTGAGCCGTAAAATTGCCGAATTAGGTATTTATCCCGCTGTTGACCCTCTCGATTCCACATCGCGAATTTTAACACCCGATATCGTTGGCGAAGCGCATTATAATTGTGCACAACGCGTTAAAGAAATTTTACAGCGATATAAAGAACTACAAGATATTATTGCCATACTAGGTATTGATGAATTATCGGAAGAAGACAAATTGGTTGTACACCGTGCTCGACGTGTTCAACGATTCTTGTCTCAACCTTTCCACGTAGCCGAACAGTTTACAGGATTAAAGGGCGTTATGGTATCGATTGAGGACACCATTCGAGGTTTTAATATGATTATGGATGGCGAAGTAGATTATTTACCCGAAGCGGCATTTAATTTGTGTGGAACTATTGAAGATGCCATTGCCAAAGGTGAACGCATGTTGGCCGAAGCTAAAGCATAG
- the atpC gene encoding ATP synthase F1 subunit epsilon: MKIEIITPKDKLYEGEITLVSLPGTLGAFEILNNHAPIISTLMAGEVKIIDKEKNNYIFKIKSGLVEASNNTIWVLAET, from the coding sequence ATGAAAATCGAAATTATAACACCAAAAGATAAACTTTACGAAGGCGAGATTACATTAGTATCATTGCCGGGAACACTAGGCGCATTTGAAATATTAAATAATCATGCTCCTATTATTTCTACCCTTATGGCAGGGGAGGTTAAAATTATAGATAAAGAAAAAAATAATTATATTTTTAAGATAAAAAGTGGTTTGGTAGAGGCATCCAATAATACAATTTGGGTTTTAGCAGAAACTTAA
- a CDS encoding dienelactone hydrolase family protein, with the protein MKKNLLLACAFFIPMFLFSQETITFWASDSLPVTASYYENDVNKPYMLLLHQAGYSKGEYKETAPRLMNLGYNCLAVDLRSGDQVNFIQNETAKEAKKRKLSTEYLEAQKDIEAAINYAYNKSKKPVILVGSSYSASLALLIAKGNEKVKAVVAFSPGEYFGSNFKVQSQLKGFDKPVFIASTQREYPYITDLAKNIPDNLKTMFKPQEGQGEHGSKCLWTSSANNKEYWLAILMFFNKINDKK; encoded by the coding sequence ATGAAAAAAAATTTACTTTTAGCATGTGCATTTTTTATACCTATGTTTCTTTTTTCGCAAGAAACAATAACTTTTTGGGCTTCTGACAGTTTGCCTGTAACGGCATCGTATTATGAAAATGATGTAAATAAACCCTATATGCTATTGCTGCATCAAGCAGGTTATAGTAAGGGCGAATATAAAGAAACAGCTCCTCGATTGATGAACTTAGGTTACAATTGCTTAGCAGTCGATTTACGTTCAGGCGATCAGGTGAATTTTATTCAAAATGAAACGGCAAAAGAAGCCAAAAAACGTAAGCTTTCAACCGAATATTTAGAGGCTCAAAAAGATATTGAAGCCGCTATAAATTATGCATATAATAAAAGTAAAAAGCCAGTTATTTTAGTAGGAAGTTCTTACTCTGCTTCTTTGGCTTTGTTAATAGCTAAAGGAAACGAAAAGGTAAAAGCAGTGGTAGCATTTTCACCGGGCGAATATTTTGGTTCAAATTTTAAGGTACAATCACAATTAAAAGGATTTGATAAACCTGTTTTTATTGCTTCAACACAACGTGAATACCCTTATATTACCGATTTAGCGAAAAATATTCCTGATAATTTAAAAACAATGTTTAAACCTCAAGAAGGACAGGGTGAACATGGCTCAAAATGCTTATGGACATCATCGGCTAATAATAAAGAATATTGGTTGGCTATTCTTATGTTTTTCAATAAAATTAATGATAAAAAATAA
- a CDS encoding single-stranded DNA-binding protein, which produces MVNKVILIGNVGKDPIIRNVNDNTPVATFTLATNEIYKDSQGNSQKNTEWHNIVAWRNLAQLAEKFIRKGSQIYVEGRLRTRTYTDKDNQQRTIVEILADKIQLLGKKESDENIQSQTNVDTVQEMNPNVSGDNINETLSTDGETGDLPF; this is translated from the coding sequence ATGGTAAATAAGGTTATTTTAATTGGTAATGTTGGAAAGGATCCTATTATTCGTAATGTAAACGATAATACTCCTGTAGCAACTTTTACATTAGCCACCAATGAGATTTATAAAGATTCTCAAGGGAATTCGCAAAAGAATACCGAATGGCACAATATTGTAGCATGGCGCAATTTAGCTCAATTAGCCGAAAAATTTATACGTAAAGGGAGTCAGATATATGTAGAAGGTAGATTAAGAACTAGAACCTATACCGATAAAGATAATCAACAGCGTACTATTGTTGAAATTTTAGCTGACAAGATTCAGTTATTAGGCAAAAAAGAAAGCGACGAAAATATTCAATCACAAACCAATGTTGATACTGTTCAGGAAATGAATCCTAATGTTTCTGGAGATAATATAAACGAAACTTTAAGTACCGATGGCGAAACAGGAGATTTACCTTTTTAA
- the gldE gene encoding gliding motility-associated protein GldE encodes MIEIIIGAIALLLLLFLSAMMSSGEVAFFSLKKADLELLKKNDKKLYQKIITLLNNPEKLLATILTGNNFINIAFVIVSVWFTNRIIVFNGNVVLIFVIQTICVTIFILIFGEIMPKAIATHNPLKIAAFVYPFIIVVQIIFSPIISLLSKTTFIIKNKIKHHQKINFDDLSNAIDLAADDLKDEKKILKGIVNFASIRVKEILIPRMDVKTVDIKHSFSQIIEQIRESGFSRIPVIKNSFDNIVGVLYIKDLLPHLHKNDFKWQSLIRPPYFVPESKFINDLLEEFQQKKIHMAIVIDEYGGMSGIVTLEDILEEIVGNIDDEFDTDSQPFIKINDYTYEVDGKMLINDFCHIANIDDTIFDEVKGDSETIAGLILQHSELLPKVNYKVQIANFTFVVKQADNRRIKTVQIILPH; translated from the coding sequence ATGATTGAAATTATTATAGGAGCGATAGCATTGCTATTGCTTCTTTTTTTAAGTGCAATGATGTCGAGTGGAGAGGTAGCTTTTTTTTCGCTAAAAAAAGCTGATTTAGAGTTGTTAAAGAAAAATGATAAAAAATTATATCAAAAAATAATAACATTATTAAATAACCCTGAAAAATTGTTGGCTACTATTTTAACAGGGAATAATTTTATCAATATTGCTTTTGTAATTGTTTCGGTTTGGTTTACAAATCGAATTATAGTTTTTAATGGAAATGTAGTTTTAATCTTTGTTATCCAAACTATATGTGTTACTATTTTTATACTCATATTTGGCGAAATAATGCCCAAAGCCATTGCTACTCATAACCCTTTAAAAATAGCGGCCTTTGTTTATCCTTTTATTATAGTTGTTCAAATAATATTTTCTCCCATTATTAGTCTTTTATCTAAAACTACGTTTATAATTAAGAATAAAATAAAGCATCATCAAAAAATAAATTTCGATGATTTATCGAATGCCATTGATTTAGCAGCTGACGATTTGAAAGACGAAAAAAAAATTTTAAAAGGAATAGTAAACTTTGCCAGCATTCGAGTTAAAGAAATTTTAATTCCACGAATGGATGTTAAAACCGTTGACATTAAACATTCATTTAGCCAGATTATTGAACAAATTCGCGAATCGGGTTTTAGTCGTATTCCTGTTATTAAAAATTCATTTGATAATATTGTTGGGGTGCTATATATTAAAGATCTTTTGCCACACTTGCATAAAAACGATTTTAAATGGCAATCGCTAATTCGTCCTCCATACTTTGTACCGGAGTCAAAGTTTATAAATGATTTACTCGAAGAGTTTCAGCAAAAAAAAATTCACATGGCAATTGTTATTGATGAATATGGAGGAATGTCAGGTATTGTTACGCTCGAAGATATACTTGAAGAAATTGTGGGCAATATTGACGATGAATTTGATACCGATTCGCAACCTTTTATAAAAATAAATGATTATACCTACGAAGTAGATGGGAAAATGCTTATAAACGATTTTTGTCATATTGCTAATATAGACGATACTATTTTCGATGAGGTTAAAGGCGATTCAGAAACCATTGCTGGTTTAATACTTCAACATAGTGAATTGTTACCAAAGGTCAATTATAAAGTACAAATAGCTAATTTTACTTTTGTAGTTAAACAAGCCGATAACCGAAGAATAAAAACAGTTCAAATTATTTTACCTCATTAG
- the gldD gene encoding gliding motility lipoprotein GldD, translating to MGYKFTFYILFLILLNACQSNYTPKPMEYFRIDFPPKKYKHYDSLCPYRFDFPDYGQITKGLGNQEQHPCWINIVFPSFKATLYISYFKIEQNLPKLLEDCRSLAYKHDIKADAIHEILYADSLNKIYGMVYEIKGNAASPLQFYLTDSTQHFLRGSLYFDVKPNKDSLAPVIDFLQKDVKHLIETLRWK from the coding sequence ATGGGTTATAAGTTTACTTTTTATATTTTATTTTTAATTTTATTAAATGCATGTCAATCGAACTATACGCCTAAACCCATGGAATATTTTCGTATAGATTTTCCTCCCAAAAAATATAAACATTACGATAGTCTTTGTCCTTATCGTTTCGATTTTCCTGATTATGGTCAAATAACCAAAGGTTTGGGCAATCAAGAGCAACATCCATGTTGGATAAATATAGTATTTCCTTCTTTTAAAGCTACATTATATATTAGTTATTTTAAGATAGAACAGAATTTACCAAAATTGTTGGAAGATTGTCGTTCGTTAGCCTATAAACACGATATAAAAGCCGATGCTATACACGAAATATTATATGCCGATTCGTTAAATAAAATATATGGAATGGTGTATGAAATAAAAGGTAATGCTGCCTCTCCACTACAATTTTATCTGACCGATAGCACCCAACACTTTTTACGCGGAAGTTTGTATTTCGATGTTAAACCCAATAAAGATAGCTTAGCACCTGTTATTGATTTTTTACAAAAAGATGTTAAGCACTTAATCGAAACGTTGCGATGGAAATAA